The Bos indicus x Bos taurus breed Angus x Brahman F1 hybrid chromosome 15, Bos_hybrid_MaternalHap_v2.0, whole genome shotgun sequence genome includes a window with the following:
- the LOC113905991 gene encoding olfactory receptor 1S1-like codes for MRAEGFFLVGVPTRKLELNDLLQPPLGLWATRAVSPVRMQDGPAVSVTLRSFLQISRNMHLGNQTSVSEFLLLGLSTQPEQQELLFALFLAMYLATVVGNGLIILAIGLDSYLHTPMYLFLANLAFADISSISTSVPKMLMNIQTKSPSISYESCVTQMYFSIVFVVIDNFLLGVMACDRFVAICHPLNYMAIMGPRLCLWLTAIPWVLSNAVALTHTLLLLRLVFCDGNALPHFFCDLAPLLRLSCSDTTANELVLFVVGSSVVTLPFALTLISYVCVVRAVLRLSPTEGRWKAFSTCGSHLTVVFLFYGTIAGVYFFPSSSDPDNRDKIGAVLFTVVIPMMNPFIYSLRNKDMKGALRRLLHGRRALPVMP; via the exons ATGAGAGCAGAGG GCTTCTTCCTGGTTGGAGTCCCAACAAGGAAGCTTGAGCTCAACGACCTCCTGCAGCCGCCACTTGGCCTGTGGGCAACTCGCGCTGTGTCCCCTGTGAGGATGCAGGACGGTCCTGCCGTATCAGTA ACTTTGCGGTCCTTTCTCCAGATCAGCAGAAATATGCATCTAGGAAACCAAACGAGCGTCTCCGAATTCCTCCTCCTGGGACTCTCCACCCAACCTGAGCAGCAGGAGCTCCTCTTTGCGCTTTTCCTGGCTATGTACCTGGCCACCGTGGTGGGGAACGGGCTCATCATTCTGGCCATCGGATTGGACTCTTACCTTCACACCCCCATGTACCTCTTCCTCGCCAACCTAGCCTTTGCTGATATTTCCTCCATTTCCACCTCAGTCCCCAAAATGCTGATGAATATTCAGACCAAGAGTCCATCCATCTCCTATGAGAGCTGCGTCACACAGATGTATTTTTCTATTGTCTTTGTTGTCATTGACAACTTCCTCTTGGGGGTCATGGCCTGTGACCGCTTTGTGGCTATCTGCCACCCTCTGAACTACATGGCCATCATGGGACCCAGGCTCTGCCTTTGGCTGACTGCCATCCCCTGGGTCCTCAGTAATGCTGTCGCCCTGACACACACCCTTCTGCTCCTTCGACTGGTCTTCTGTGATGGCAATGCTCTCCCGCACTTCTTCTGTGACTTGGCCCCACTGCTCAGGCTGTCCTGCTCAGACACGACGGCCAATGAGCTCGTGCTCTTTGTCGTGGGCTCGTCGGTCGTCACCCTGCCCTTCGCCCTCACCCTCATCTCCTATGTCTGCGTCGTCAGGGCTGTCCTGAGACTCTCACCCACAGAGGGGCGGTggaaagccttctccacctgtggctcTCACCTGACAGTCGTGTTCCTCTTCTACGGGACCATCGCAGGGGTCTACTTCTTCCCTTCATCCTCTGACCCTGACAACAGAGACAAGATTGGGGCGGTGCTGTTCACTGTGGTGATCCCCATgatgaaccccttcatctacagcctgaggaacaaggACATGAAAGGGGCCCTGAGGAGACTCCTCCATGGGAGAAGGGCTCTCCCTGTGATGCCCTGA
- the LOC113904634 gene encoding olfactory receptor 5B3-like codes for MENTTEVTQFILLGLTSTKNLQVPLFIIFILIYLVNVVGNVGIILLVLLDSHLHTPMYFFLSNLSLVDFGYSTAVIPTVLAGFLKGRGVISYNVCAAQMFFFAAFATMENFLLAAMAYDRYAAVCTPLRYTATMTTSVCAGLSTGPCVCGFLNASIHVGITFSLSFCGPNVIHHFFCDVPAVMVLSCSDSYVGEMVLVYVASFNIFFALLVILISYIFIFITILKMHSSAGYQKALSTCASHLTAVSIFYSTVITMYLQPSSSHSMDTDKIASVFYTMIIPMLNPLVYSLRNKEVKSAFKKMIEKARLSLRLSF; via the coding sequence ATGGAGAACACGACCGAAGTGACACAGTTCATTCTCCTAGGACTAACCAGCACCAAAAATCTGCAAGTTCCCCTCTTTATAATATTCATTCTCATTTACTTGGTCAATGTGGTTGGAAACGTGGGCATCATCCTGCTGGTGCTCCTGGACTCGCATCTCCACAcgcccatgtactttttcctcagtAACCTGTCTCTGGTGGACTTTGGTTACTCCACAGCTGTCATTCCCACAGTCCTGGCTGGATTCCTGAAAGGCCGCGGGGTCATCTCCTATAATGTGTGTGCTGCTCAGATGTTCTTCTTTGCAGCCTTTGCCACTATGGAAAATTTCCTCTTGGCAGCAATGGCCTATGATCGCTATGCAGCAGTGTGCACGCCCCTCCGTTACACCGCAACTATGACGACAAGCGTGTGTGCTGGTCTGTCCACAGGCCCCTGTGTCTGTGGCTTCCTGAATGCCTCCATCCATGTTGGAATCACCTTCAGTCTCTCTTTCTGTGGGCCCAATGTGATCCACCACTTTTTCTGTGATGTTCCAGCAGTCATGGTTCTCTCTTGCTCAGATAGTTATGTTGGTGAGATGGTTCTTGTTTATGTAGCCAGTTTCAACATCTTCTTTGCTCTCCTGGTTATCTTAATATCatacatattcatatttattacCATTCTGAAGATGCACTCCTCTGCAGGATACCAGAAGGCTTTATccacctgtgcctcccacctCACAGCAGTCTCCATCTTCTATAGTACGGTTATCACGATGTACTTACAGCCCAGCTCCAGTCATTCCATGGACACTGACAAAATTGCATCTGTGTTCTATACCATGAtcatccccatgctgaaccctttGGTCTATAGTCTGAGGAACAAGGAGGTTAAGAGTGCTTTCAAGAAGATGATTGAGAAGGCAAGATTGTCTCTAAGATTgtcattttaa
- the LOC113904633 gene encoding olfactory receptor 5B12-like: MENTTEVTEFLLVGLSDDPQVQILLFITFSLIYLLTLVGNLGMTELILLDSRLHTPMYFFLSQLSLVDFGYSSAVTPKVMAGFLTGDKTISYEACVTQFFFFVAFITVESFLLAAMAYDRYAAVCKPLHYTTAVTTKACARLLVGCYCCGFLNASVHTGNVFRLSFCRANVVNHFFCDAPPLLALSCSDNYVSEMVIFFVVGFNALFSVLVIFISYLFIFITILRMRSSEGRQKAFSTCASHLTAVSIFYGTGIFMYLQPSSSHSMSADKMASVFYAMVIPMLNPLVYSLSNKEVKSAFKTAVGKAKSSIGFIL; the protein is encoded by the coding sequence ATGGAAAACACTACAGAGGTGACTGAGTTCCTCCTTGTGGGCTTATCCGATGACCCGCAAGTGCAGATCCTGCTCTTCATCACTTTCTCTCTCATCTACCTCCTCACCCTGGTTGGGAACCTGGGGATGACCGAGCTGATCCTGCTGGACTCTCGTCTCCACACgcccatgtacttctttctcagcCAACTCTCGCTGGTGGACTTTGGTTACTCCTCAGCTGTCACTCCCAAAGTGATGGCTGGATTCCTCACAGGAGACAAAACCATTTCCTACGAGGCTTGTGTCACCCAGTTCTTCTTCTTCGTAGCCTTTATCACCGTAGAAAGTTTCCTCTTGGCCGCAATGGCTTATGACCGCTATGCCGCCGTGTGCAAACCCCTGCACTACACCACGGCCGTGACGACCAAAGCGTGCGCACGTCTGCTCGTAGGCTGCTACTGCTGTGGCTTCCTGAATGCCTCCGTCCACACTGGGAACGTTTTCAGGCTCTCCTTCTGTAGGGCCAACGTGGTCAATCACTTCTTTTGTGACGCTCCTCCTCTGCTGGCTCTCTCATGCTCAGACAACTACGTCAGTGAGATGGTTATTTTCTTTGTGGTGGGTTTCAACGCTCTTTTTTCTGTCCTTGTCATCTTCATCTCCTACCTGTTTATATTTATCACCATTCTGAGGATGCGCTCTTCTGAAGGACGCCAGAAGGCCTTTTCCACCTGTGCTTCCCACCTCACTGCTGTCTCCATCTTCTACGGGACAGGCATCTTCATGTACTTACAGCCCAGCTCCAGCCACTCCATGAGCGCAGACAAAATGGCGTCCGTGTTCTATGCCATGGTCATCCCCATGCTGAATCCACTGGTCTACAGCCTGAGCAACAAGGAGGTCAAGAGTGCCTTTAAGACGGCTGTGGGGAAGGCAAAGTCTTCTATAGGATTCATACTTTAA